A stretch of the Fusarium musae strain F31 chromosome 2, whole genome shotgun sequence genome encodes the following:
- a CDS encoding hypothetical protein (EggNog:ENOG41), which produces MVKLPSDLTTPVTTLAWSPSSSRILVASADQIYVSSIVDSSFRATIKNPAVGGGKQTLVQFGAHDDEVFACAAFGLKFSIFDLSTSKAIEISNPKFHLPSSALRGLSVRPQTSHLAILTRTNGRDAVSIHHPKSRQVLRSWYPETVDAHGLKWAPDGQWLLLWDAPTHGHKLLLYSPDGQPFRSILASSITGGEDADLETGIKNCSLSPDASFCAMGDGSRTVGALSTQTWRGGLKFVHPTTVVPKDTLQVWQEQLNDSSHRGSPYAFLRANQMVAPPNRLADGKVPNEIRAGCSSLAFDASSTLLVTKLDDTPTTLWIWDVTAAELRAVLMFHSAVDFHWHPTARELLLVICQDEKYRGVSFVWDPLSEGPKPVSLGAYLPNGKIVGRTRTTWINGDPEFPVLMISDAQNGVLVSCSDGAQCPTLWREGAVGDRTIGSVQDLGDIVDISSLMPDDTSTLDDTFSFKHM; this is translated from the exons ATGGTCAAATTGCCCTCAGATCTCACGACCCCCGTAACCACGCTCGCATGGTCACCGTCATCATCTCGTATCCTTGTTGCAAGTGCCGATCAGATTTATGTCTCGTCAATAGTTGACTCGTCATTTCGTGCCACGATCAAGAACCCTGCAGTTGGAGGTGGAAAGCAGACACTTGTACAGTTTGGCGCCCATGATGACGAGGTCTTTGCGTGTGCTGCATTTGGCCTCAAGTTTTCCATTTTCGATCTATCAACTTCCAAAGCTATCGAGATAAGCAACCCCAAGTTTCATCTCCCCTCATCCGCCCTCAGGGGCCTTTCTGTACGACCCCAGACGTCACATCTTGCCATCTTGACCCGGACAAATGGTCGAGATGCTGTCAGTATTCACCATCCCAAATCGAGGCAAGTTCTGCGATCTTGGTACCCGGAAACAGTCGACGCTCATGGCTTGAAATGGGCCCCTGACGGCCAATGGCTTCTGCTGTGGGACGCCCCGACACATGGGCATAAGCTCTTACTCTACAGCCCCGACGGCCAGCCTTTCCGCTCTATTCTGGCATCCAGCATCACGGGAGGCGAGGATGCGGATCTCGAGACGGGAATCAAGAATTGCAGCCTCAGTCCTGACGCGTCGTTCTGTGCCATGGGCGATGGCAGCAGAACAGTGGGCGCTCTCAGCACGCAGACATGGAGAGGTGGTCTGAAATTTGTGCATCCCACTACGGTCGTCCCCAAGGACACTCTGCAG GTCTGGCAGGAGCAGCTGAACGATTCGTCCCATAGAGGGAGCCCGTATGCATTTCTTCGTGCGAACCAGATGGTCGCACCTCCGAACCGACTGGCCGACGGCAAGGTCCCCAACGAGATCAGAGCTGGATGTTCTTCATTGGCCTTTGAtgcatcttcaactctgTTAGTCACAAAGCTTGATGATACCCCTACCACGCTGTGGATCTGGGATGTCACCGCCGCTGAGCTTCGAGCAGTACTCATGTTTCACTCAGCAGTGGACTTTCATTGGCATCCCACTGCccgtgagcttcttctcgtgATATGCCAAGATGAAAAATATCGTGGTGTGTCCTTCGTTTGGGACCCCCTGTCCGAAGGTCCCAAGCCAGTCTCTTTGGGCGCTTATTTGCCAAACGGAAAGATTGTTGGAAGGACTAGAACAACATGGATCAACGGTGACCCCGAATTCCCGGTTCTGATGATCTCAGATGCGCAAAACGGAGTCTTGGTATCGTGCTCAGATGGGGCACAATGCCCGACTCTATGGCGCGAGGGGGCAGTTGGCGATAGAACCATAGGATCGGTACAGGATCTTGGAGACATTGTCGACATATCTTCTCTGATGCCGGACGACACATCCACTCTGGACGATACCTTCTCTTTCAAGCACATGTAG